AGTCGGGTTTGCCAGCGGCCCGGCAGTGAAGCTGGTGCTCCAGGCCCAGGGTTATCAGCCCACGCAGCAGGTGCTGAGGCTGCGGGTCGAGCAGCTTGTTTTTTCGGGGTTTCGGGGCGCTCCGGTGCTTAACCTGGTACCGGGTAAGGTGCTGGAAATTGTGTCAGCCCAGGCCAACCAACGCCTGCCGGGGCTTTTGGAGTTGGGCGGAAATATGGAGCTAAGGCTACGCCTCGAGCCGCTTCTGCAAAAGGCCCTGCAAGAAGCACCCCTCGGGCAGAGCCTGGGGGTGCTGGGGCTCGAGGCCAGCCCTATGGTTCGGGTTGAGAAGCTCGAGCTGGGTTCGGGTTGGTTGAACTTAGCCCTCAGCGCAAGCGGCTGATCACACAGCCCGTGCTGTTGCACTCGCGGATGCGGGCCTTGAGAAAGCTGGTGCGCTCCTGGGTCATGCGGGTCGCACAATCGAGGTCAACGACCCGCGAGCTGCCATCTACCCGTGAGCACTGCTGGTTACGGCTCTTGATCCAGGCCAGTTGCGAGGTGCGCAACACCGAGCGCCCTTCCGCGTTCAGCTTGCTCACCAGCTCGCGGTACACATCGTTGATTTCTTTGTCGGCCTGCACGAAAAGCTGGGTTGCACAGTAGACATAGTCGAAGTCTGTACTGGGGTTGTCACAACCTGCGGCCCATCCCCAGCTTGCCCCCACCAGTAGACCCACCACTGCCAGTTTTTTCATAATCCCTCCCACCCCAATCTAAACCTGACAGCACCGAATCGCTAGGTCAAATCAGCATTTGCAATGGGGTGAGATCAAAGATAGCCAGGTGACCGCTTTTAAGAGCCATTCACTCGAAAAGGCTCCTCCACAAAACCCTTTTGAGCGTAATACAAGCTTTCAGATCACCTGGCGTCGCAGGTTAGAAATAAGCAGACTCGAGGCCAGCACCAACCCCGCCGCCAGTCCAAACAGGCTGCTCACTTCGGTGCGCTGGGGCTTCCAGCCTACCACCCGGCCCAGGTTGCGGTAGGCCTGCCGGAGGGCTTCGGCGGACTCTGCGGCATAGTACCGACCGCCGGTGGACTCGGCAATGGCCCGCAGGGTCTCTTCGTCGAACTGCATCCAGAAGCCGCCCCACTGCTGGTCGGGGTCGCCCGGGTTGCTGCGCCGGCCCAGCCCGATGGTATGCACCACCACACCCATGTCTTTAGCGAAAGGGGTCACCTCGAGGGGGTCAATCCCCCGGTTGTTGCGGCCATCCGAAAGCAAGACCACCGTGGCGGGGCCTAGTAGTTTGCCGTTGGCGTCTTTGGGGAAGGCTTTGAGGCTTTCTAAGAGGCCATCGCCAATGGCCGTTCCACGGGCCATCTGAAGCAGCTCAATCTGGTCAATGATGCGCTGGTGGTCGGTAGTGGGTTCTACTTCCAGGGTTGCATAACCTGCAAAGCTCACCAGGCCTACCTTGGCGCCATCGGGCAGGGAGCGCACAAAATTCCGGGCCTCTTTTTTGGCCGCGGTAAAGCGATCCGGTTCAATATCCTGCGCCCGCATCGAGCGGCTGATGTCTATGGTGACCATTACCGTGGTCATGTTGTCGGGAGCAAGCAGCACCGCCTGAGGGCGGGCCAGCGCCAGCAGGGCCAGCACCAGCGCCAGGCCGTACAACCCTGCGCTCAGGTGGCGCTTCCAGCGCGGCTCAGCGATGCGGGCAAACTGCGCCAGGTTGGGATAGAGCACATGGGCACTGGCCGTTCCACTCTGTACCCTGCGCCAGTAAACCCAGGCCAGCAGCGGTACGAGCAGCAGCGCCAGGAGCAGAAACGGAAACTGAAAGCTCACGGTTCACCCCTTACAAGGCCTTGCTTCGGGAAATAAACTACCCTTCGAGTTTGCCTGCTAATCTCGCACCAGATGGTAGGCCCATTTACGGTTCCTCTTCAATAAACATACACAAACTCAGGGGCAGAAACCGCTGCTCTGCCCCTGAAGTGATTGGGACGGGTGCTACTTCGGTGGGGATAGCTCCTGTGCCAGTAAATCCGGGTCTATAATTTCCAGATTGCCAGAAGCCGAGATAACCTCAGGTAAACCCTCAGATCCTCGGCATTATCCACCCGCAACCAACTGCTGCGTTATTGGCTCGGACAAAACCGATTCCCCTAACAAATAGGCCACCACGTCGCGAGCGCTGTACTGGGTGCCAAACTGCTTGACGAAGCTACCGATTCGCTCGAGGTCATCTCCGCTCGTCACCAAAGGCAGCTCGAGGTCGCCATTTTTCTGTACCTGGCCCTGCCCTACCGCCGCCAGGAGCGCATTGCACAGGCACTTGCGCCCCTCGGTGTTGGCCAGCTCGCCCCCTTTGGCCAGGTACTGCTCGATGGGCTCGGAAGCACAGCGGAAGCCGATTTTTCCTTCGGGGGTCTGGTAGGCCTCGCGCAAATACCCCAGGTCGCAGACCCGCGTCCGGCGCCGATAAACCTCCGGTTGCGAGAGCGTGCCCTCTACCTCGGCTACCTTGAACGGAAATCCGGTGGGCGAGGCTTTGGGGTCGGTAAAGACCCTGACCTCACCTCTGGCGGCCTGCTCCAGTACCCGCGCCTTCAGGCTCGGCTCGAAGCCCGACTCCTGACTGTAGGCAAAGAGTGTACCCACCTGGATGCCTGCTGCACCCTGGTTTATTGCTCTTTGCAGGGCTTCGGGCGAACCGGTGCCGCCTGCCAGCCAGAAGGGCAGGCCCAGGGCTTTGATCTGCTCGAGGTCTACCACATCCCGCTCGCCGTACACCGGCTGGCCACGCTCATCAAATACCGGCGCTCCTCGAGGGGGGGCATTGTGCCCGCCCGCCGTGGGCCCTTCAATCACAAAACCTTGAATGGTTCCCGTCACCTTGCGGGCCAGCAGGGTGGCCAGGGAGTTGGAAGCGATAATCGGCAAAAAGCCGGGGCGTTTGAGGGTCTGGGCCTGACCGGCGATTTCCAGTGGGTTGAACTGCAGGCGGGGAGCCTCGGGGGCTGTCCAACCTGTCACGTCAATTTTGAGCGAGGCGGTCTCCCCTGCGGCTAGTTTGTCCAGGGCCTCCGGAATCTCGCGGGGGATGCCCGCGCCCATCAGTACATAATCCACCCCGGCCAGCATGGCCCCATACAGCGTCCCGAGGGTAGGGATTTGCAGCTTGGTAAGGAGATTGATCCCAACAAGACCAGGGTGGCCCTCCTTGGCTAAAAATACCTCTACATAGCCCCCCAGCACGTGCAGAATTTGCGAGGCGGTATCGCCCAGGCGAGCGGGCATGGGAATTCGTTTATAGGGCTGTCCCCCCCGACCTTCAGGCTGGAAGTATTTGTCCAGTACAGGCTTAACCCATTGCTGAAAAGGGAATGCGGCCAGCGCCCGGCGCACCAGTCCACCGGGGTCGCCGTCTTGCAGCCGCCGCACCATTACGGTGTCCATGGCGGTGCCTGACACCACCCCCAGTTGGCCCAGCAGCGAAACGGTTCTGGCCAGACGCCAGTTGGAAACAGACACGCCCATCCCACCTTGAATGATGCGCGGTAGGGCTACAGTAGCTACACTTTGCACGGGTACAAACCTCCAAAAAAGCTCGGCCAGATAAAGACGAGACGATTGATTGTACGGCCTGTTCAGGTGAGAACGAAAGGCAAAGGTTCCCACCTCAGCAGGTCTGTACCCGGTATAGAAAAGTGTGATGGCTGTGCAAGGGTTGGCATGGTAGCAAGAAGACTCGGTCTGATGATGTAATGGGAATTGCATGAGCCTCGAGGCCCTCCATACCCAAATCACGGCCTGCTGCGCCTGCCCCCGGCTGGTGGCCTGGCGCGAGCAGGTTGGGCGGGAAAAACGCGCCGCATACCGGGATTTCGAATACTGGGCCCGGCCCGTACCGGGTTTTGGCGACCCCAGCGCTCGTATTCTGGTTTTTGGGCTGGCCCCTGGCGCCCACGGCTCCAACCGCACCGGACGGCCCTTTACCGGCGATGCCTCGGGCAACTTTTTGTACCCGGCTCTCTACCGCGCCGGGCTCGCCAACCAGCCCAGCTCCACCCAAATAAACGATGGCCTGCTACTGCACAACGTCTACATCACGGCTGCCGTACGCTGCGCCCCCCCAGGCAACAAACCAAGCCCCCTCGAGCTAGATGCCTGCGCCTCCTGGACCCAGCAAGAACTGGCCTTGCTAAAGAACCTGAAGGTCTACCTGGCTCTGGGTCAGATTGCCCACCAAGCCCTCCTGGACTATCACGGCCTGCGCCGGTCGGCCCATCCCTTCGCACACGGCAGCGAGTACCGCTTGGGTGAGCGGGTTCTGTTGAGCTCCTACCACGTTAGCCGCCAGAACACCAACACCGGCAAACTCACTGCGCCCATGTTTGACGCAATCCTCGAGCGAGCGAAAAGGCTTGCCAATAGCCCATAGCAGAAAGCCAAATTTAAGCCACGGGCTATCGGCTACAAGCCATCAGCTATCAGCCTTCTTGCTGTACAAGAAGTCGTAAAGCAAGGCCGCCAGCCCAGCCCCCACCAGCGGGCCGGCCCAGTAAACCCAGTGGGCATTCCACTCACCGCCTATGATGGCGGGGCCAAGCACCCGGGCAGGGTTCATGGCCGCCCCCGAAATAGCGCCTCCGGCCAGGATGTCCATGGTGATGGCCAAACCGATGGCCAGCCCAGCATAGCTATAGTTATTGAAAACCGCCGAGCCAAAAATCACCGAGACCAAAAAGAAGGTCAGGAAAACCTCCATCATGAGGGCCTGGATGGCGGTGTGGTTGGCGCCGGGAACCGGGGTTCCTTCGGCCACGGCGTTGCCGCCATAAAGGGCGCCAATAAAGAAGGCCGCCACCAGCCCCCCCAGCAGTTGGGCCACCCAGTAACCAACCGCACCCACCGGGGTAATGCGCCCGGTGATGAGCATGCCAAAGGTAACGGCAGGGTTGAAATGGCCCCCTGAGATGACCCCCAGGGCCACCACCGAAAGGCCAATGGCCAGTCCGTGGGCCAGGGCCACCGCCAACAAATCGCCGCCCTGGGTGGCCGCAATGGCCCCAATCCCCACAAAACACAGGGCAAAAACCCCCAGAAACTCTGCAACTAGAGCGCGTATGTTCATGCTTTCCTCCCGCCATAACGTTACCTTAGCCAGCAGGGTTCCCACAATTGGCCGGATTTGACAAAGCAAGCCTGCACAAGTACGTAGGATAAATACATGTGGTTGCGTCTGAAGCGATTGTATAAAGCCTTTACGCCCGCTCGGGCCACCCCGGACGATGCCTGGGCCCTGGCCGAGCTCAGCATCGAGGAGGCCCACCTGTACAAGGCCATGGATGTGCGTGATCGGGAACACGCCGTACGGGTGGCCAAGCGGCTGCTGGAACGCTACCCCGAGGCCCCCAGCTATGCGGTGCGGGCCGCCCTGCTGCACGACAGTGGCAAGGCCCTGCGGCCCTACCGGCCTTTGGAGCGCATCCTGACTGGCCTCATTAGCCTCGAGGTTCCCATCGAACCCCTGGACAAGGGGCTGCGTGGGGCCTGGCAGATTCGCCGCCACCACCCCGAGTATGCGGCCATGCGCATCCTCGACCCTCAGGTCGCCCAGATTGTGCGGGAGCACCACCAGCCCCAAAGCCTCTGGGCCAAGCGGCTCTACGAGGTGGATGAAGAGTTTTGATAATGCCTTGGGCGCATCAGGAAATACCAACTTTAGGCCTGTAACCAACTTTCGTGTACACCCCAAGGTGGCAGTGGGTGGTAGGAGGTGGGTAGTGGGTTTCCAACCCTCTGTTCCTACCTCCCCTTTCCTGCAGCATGCAAAGTGTTCAAGCGAAAAGGGTGTAACACAAATATAACGCTCCCTTTTCTACCCTGGCCCTCAAGGTGATTCCCATGCCCTCGAGAACCATCGCTGAAGAGCGCCGGCGCCTGCTGGCCTACGGCATGACCGTACAGGAAGTGGAAATCTGGCTCGCCCTGGGCAAGGTCGCCGGGGCCCTGCTCGAGCTCCCCACCCTTCACCCCAGCGAGCAAGTGGAAACCGTGCGGGACATCCACAACCTGCAAAACCGGCTGCTCGCCAGACCAGGGCTGCGGGCATTGGGTTGGGAACCAAGCCAATAATGCCAACTTACAGAGTCGTACAGATGTTTATACACTCTCGCAGGAATCCCGGAAGTCTTTTGGTCATTGCGAGCATCCGCTGGATGCGAAGCAATCCAGTTCACCCTACCTGGCCAATCGTTCGGTAAGCCTGCTCTGGATTGCTTCGTCGGCCTCTGGCCTCCTCGCAAGGACGACCGCGATTTGAGAGACTGGTTGACGAGCGTTCGGGCCGAGGTTCGCCTAAGGTTGTATGGGCACTTTTACGACGATACTTACCAGCGCCGTCAACTTTGATAGATCCCACACTCCCCGACACCCAGGGCCGAAAGCCGAAGGCTCTGTGAGGAGTAGGTAGGTCGTTTGGTCTGTGTGGTGCGCGTTCGAATACAACTCAGAAGCGCTCAGTCACGCTCTTCATCTGCAGGAAGTTGAGCAGGTAATCCGGCCCCCCGGCCTTGGTATCGGTGCCCGAAAGGTTGAAGCCGCCAAAGGGCTGCACGCCTACCAGGGCTCCAGTAATTTTGCGGTTGAAGTACAGGTTACCTACATGGAACTCGCGGCGGGCCCGCTCCAGGCGCTCGCGCTTGCGCGAGAACACCCCGCCCGTCAGGCCATATCGGGTGCCGTTGGCCACCTCGAGCGCGGTGTCGAAGTCGGGCACGCGAATCACCGAGAGCACCGGGCCAAAGATTTCTTCCTGGGCAATGCGGGCATCGGGGGAAACCCGCTCGAACACGGTGGGCGCGATGAAAAATCCACTGCCCTCGAGCTTGCGCCCCCCCAGGGCCAGCCGGCCCTCTTGCTGCCCTATCTCGATATAGGACAGCACGGTTTTTTCCTGCTGGGCGCTGGCTACCGGCCCCATATCGGGGTTCTCCTCGGCGGGGCCCACAATCAGGCCCTCGGTGCGGTGCAGAATCTGCTCCATCAGGAGGTCGTGTACGGCATCCACCACAATCAACCTCGAGGCCGCCGAGCACTTCTGCCCCTGGAAACCATAAGCGCTCTGCACGGTGGCCTGGGCTGCTGCGTCCAGGTCGGCGGTCTCGTCCACAATCAGGCCGTCTTTACCGCCCAGCTCCAAAAAAACCCGCTTGAGCCAGACCTGCCCCGGCGAGAGCCGGGCCGCGCTTTCGTTGATGCGGAGGCCGACCTCGAGGGAGCCCGTAAAGTTGATGAAGCGGGTGCGGGGGTGCTGCACCAGATAGGCCCCCACTTCGCTGCCCGACCCCGGCAGATAGTTCGCTACCCCTGCGGGCAGACCGGCCTCTTCCAGAATCTCGAAGAGCTTGGCCGCGATCACCACGGTGTCTTCGGCGGGTTTGGAAACCACGCAGTTGCCCACCGCAATGGGGGCCACGGTCATGCCGGTCAGGATGGCCAGGGGGAAGTTCCAGGGGGCAATCACCACCCCCACCCCCAGCGGGATGTAGAAGGCCTCGTTGTCCTCACCCGGATAGGGCACCACCGGGGCGCCGTCCTTGTACTTGAGGGCCGAGATGGCGTAGTAGCGAATAAAGTCGATGGCTTCAGCTACATCGGCGGCGGCCTCCACCCAGTTTTTGCCAATCTCGTAGACCAGCCAGGCCTCGAGCTCGCGCTGGCGGCGCTTCATTATCTGGGCTGCCTTGAGCAAAACCCGGCTGCGGTGCTCCTGGGGCCAGTCTTTCCAACTCTGGAAGGCGCGCCAGGCTGCGTCCAGCGCGGCATCGGCCTCGGCAATACCGGCCTTGGCGCTGACGCCGACCACCTCCGCAGGGTTGGAGGGGTTGGTGGAGGTGATGGTGGCCTGGGTGTGCACTTTCTCGCCGCCGATGATGAGGGGGTAGTGGCGGCCAAACTGGGCACGTACCTCGGTCAGGGCTTTGCGCATGGCCTCAAAAGCCTCGAGGCTCTGGAAGGTTTCGATGGGTTCGGGGCGGTAGGGTTCGGGGGTCATACTAACTCCTTTCGTGGATGCCTTTCACTCAAGACTTTTGCTTTCCACCATGCACCACGTGTCCGGCCTGCTCGAGGGCCGCCACAGCCCGCTTTAGCTGGTGGCCTTTGAGCAGCACGTAGTCGGTATTGAAGGTCGAGACTGCAAAGATGCCGACTCCGGCCTGGGCCAGCGGGTTCAGTACCGAAGCCAGAATGCCGGTGAGGGCGAAATTGAAGGGGCCCGCCAGAGAAAGGCAGCGCCAGTCGCGTTCGGCTTTGACTTCGGGGGGCACGCGGTTCTGGAGGCAGACCACGCTCAGCTCCTCGTCGCTGCGGCTGATGCTCACAAAGCCCTCGCCCAGGGCCCAGGCCGGGATGGAGGCGGTAGCCTCGAGCCAGCAGACCGCATACAGGCCTTCCAGCAGGTGCAAATCCAGTTTGGCTGCCATATCTATCCCTGAATCAGGCTCCGGGCCACAAACAGGAGGTTCTCGGGCCGTTCGGCGATGCGGCGCGAAAAGTAGGGGTACCAGTCGGTGCCGTAGGGTACGTAGGCCCGCACAGTATAGCCCTCGGCGGCCAGTTTTTTCTGCTCATCGCGGCGCACCCCGTAGAGCAGCTGGAACTCGAAGCGGTCACGCCCGATGCCTTTCTCGGCTGTCCAGCGCTTCATCTCCTCGAGGATGTAGGGGTCGTGGCTGGCGATGGCGGTATAGAGGCCGTTTTCCAGGGCTTTCTTACACAACACCACAAACTGGGCGTCCACCATGCGCTTGTCCTGGAAAGCCACCTCGGGGGGTTCCTTGTAAGCGCCCTTCACGATGCGTACCGGGGTCTGGAGGGGTATCAGGTCTTGCAGGTCTTGCTCGGTGCGTTTGAGGTAGCTTTGCAGCACCACCCCGGTGTTGTTGAAGCCAGCCTCGCGCAAACGCTTGTAGAGCCGCAGCGTGGCCTCTACCCGGGGGCTATCCTCCATGTCAATCCGCACGAAGCAGTCCGCCTTCTCTGCCTCGGTCAGAATCTCGTGCATCAGGGAGAAAGCCAGGTCTTCGGAGAGATCGAGCCCCAGTTGGGTGAGCTTGAGGGCCACATACCTGGGGTAGGGCAACGCGCCAAAGGCGGCTACCAGCCGAAGAATCTCGCTCTGGAATTTTCGCGCTTCGGCTTCGGAAGTGACCATCTCCCCCAACAAATCCAGGATGGCATGTATCTGGTCGCGCTCGAGGGCCTCCACCGCCTGCAGGGCTTCCTCCAGGGTATCGCCCGCAATAAAGCGGCGGGCAAAATTGCGCCCACGGGTCAGCACCAGGTTTTTGACGCTTTTGTTCTGGGCAATCGCCAGCACAAACGAACGATAGCTTTGATTGAAATCCATACACACTCCTCTACTGCCAGACCTGCTCCCGAAGGCTTTGCATCACCAGGTCGCGGAAGTAGTACACGTGCGCCCGCGCTGCCTCGGCGGCTTGTTGGGGGTTGTGGGCCTTGATGGCCAACAGAATGGCCTGATGCTGCCGGCGGGTTTTGGGGTGTTGGGAAAGGGTGCGCTGGAAGGAGCGAATGAGCGTCAGGCTCGAGCGCAGGTCGGCATAAATCCGGGCCAGGGTTTTGTTGTGGGCCGCCTCGACCAGCGCCGTGTGAAAGTCGAAGTCTACCTGCATCTGCTGGTTGTAGTCGTCTTTGGGCAGCGCATCCAGGGCCTTCAGAAGCCGCTCCAGGTTATCCAGTTCTGCTGGGGTAGCATTGCGGGCCGCCAAAGCCGCCGCCTCGCCCTCGAGCAAGGCCCGCACATCGTAGACCTCGCGCACCTCGTTGGCCGACAGAACACGCACCCGCGCCCCCCTGTTCGGCAGTAGCTCCACCAGGCCCTCCTGCGACAGACGCTGCAAGGCTTCCCGCACAGGGGTACGGCTAACGCCGAGTTCCTGGGCCAGCCCCGGCTCAGAGATGCGCGTCCCTGGCAGCAAGGAACCAGCCAGAATGGCCCCCCGCAGGTGCGCGTAGGCCGCCTCCCGCACCGAGTGGGGTCGTTGGAAGTGGGCCATAAAGTGTATACAGTATACACCTCCGGGGGATTCAGGGTCAATCTATGCGGTGAACGGAAACCTTTACAAAATCGTAGATTGCACAAAGAGGCCAGCGCCCGGTCGCATGTCTCAGGCCCCAAAGCAGAGCTTGTCACACCCACTGCGCTGCTCGAGGTGAAGGAGATCCCAGGTGCAGCAAGCGTGAGCCTCCATACCAGGTCATCTGCGTTGTTTGCAGAGCGCAGCCCGAATGGT
This DNA window, taken from Meiothermus sp. CFH 77666, encodes the following:
- a CDS encoding ACT domain-containing protein, with the translated sequence MAAKLDLHLLEGLYAVCWLEATASIPAWALGEGFVSISRSDEELSVVCLQNRVPPEVKAERDWRCLSLAGPFNFALTGILASVLNPLAQAGVGIFAVSTFNTDYVLLKGHQLKRAVAALEQAGHVVHGGKQKS
- a CDS encoding nitronate monooxygenase; translation: MQSVATVALPRIIQGGMGVSVSNWRLARTVSLLGQLGVVSGTAMDTVMVRRLQDGDPGGLVRRALAAFPFQQWVKPVLDKYFQPEGRGGQPYKRIPMPARLGDTASQILHVLGGYVEVFLAKEGHPGLVGINLLTKLQIPTLGTLYGAMLAGVDYVLMGAGIPREIPEALDKLAAGETASLKIDVTGWTAPEAPRLQFNPLEIAGQAQTLKRPGFLPIIASNSLATLLARKVTGTIQGFVIEGPTAGGHNAPPRGAPVFDERGQPVYGERDVVDLEQIKALGLPFWLAGGTGSPEALQRAINQGAAGIQVGTLFAYSQESGFEPSLKARVLEQAARGEVRVFTDPKASPTGFPFKVAEVEGTLSQPEVYRRRTRVCDLGYLREAYQTPEGKIGFRCASEPIEQYLAKGGELANTEGRKCLCNALLAAVGQGQVQKNGDLELPLVTSGDDLERIGSFVKQFGTQYSARDVVAYLLGESVLSEPITQQLVAGG
- a CDS encoding aquaporin; translation: MNIRALVAEFLGVFALCFVGIGAIAATQGGDLLAVALAHGLAIGLSVVALGVISGGHFNPAVTFGMLITGRITPVGAVGYWVAQLLGGLVAAFFIGALYGGNAVAEGTPVPGANHTAIQALMMEVFLTFFLVSVIFGSAVFNNYSYAGLAIGLAITMDILAGGAISGAAMNPARVLGPAIIGGEWNAHWVYWAGPLVGAGLAALLYDFLYSKKADS
- a CDS encoding lysozyme inhibitor LprI family protein; this translates as MKKLAVVGLLVGASWGWAAGCDNPSTDFDYVYCATQLFVQADKEINDVYRELVSKLNAEGRSVLRTSQLAWIKSRNQQCSRVDGSSRVVDLDCATRMTQERTSFLKARIRECNSTGCVISRLR
- a CDS encoding uracil-DNA glycosylase, which gives rise to MSLEALHTQITACCACPRLVAWREQVGREKRAAYRDFEYWARPVPGFGDPSARILVFGLAPGAHGSNRTGRPFTGDASGNFLYPALYRAGLANQPSSTQINDGLLLHNVYITAAVRCAPPGNKPSPLELDACASWTQQELALLKNLKVYLALGQIAHQALLDYHGLRRSAHPFAHGSEYRLGERVLLSSYHVSRQNTNTGKLTAPMFDAILERAKRLANSP
- a CDS encoding GntR family transcriptional regulator, which produces MAHFQRPHSVREAAYAHLRGAILAGSLLPGTRISEPGLAQELGVSRTPVREALQRLSQEGLVELLPNRGARVRVLSANEVREVYDVRALLEGEAAALAARNATPAELDNLERLLKALDALPKDDYNQQMQVDFDFHTALVEAAHNKTLARIYADLRSSLTLIRSFQRTLSQHPKTRRQHQAILLAIKAHNPQQAAEAARAHVYYFRDLVMQSLREQVWQ
- a CDS encoding proline dehydrogenase, producing the protein MDFNQSYRSFVLAIAQNKSVKNLVLTRGRNFARRFIAGDTLEEALQAVEALERDQIHAILDLLGEMVTSEAEARKFQSEILRLVAAFGALPYPRYVALKLTQLGLDLSEDLAFSLMHEILTEAEKADCFVRIDMEDSPRVEATLRLYKRLREAGFNNTGVVLQSYLKRTEQDLQDLIPLQTPVRIVKGAYKEPPEVAFQDKRMVDAQFVVLCKKALENGLYTAIASHDPYILEEMKRWTAEKGIGRDRFEFQLLYGVRRDEQKKLAAEGYTVRAYVPYGTDWYPYFSRRIAERPENLLFVARSLIQG
- a CDS encoding HD domain-containing protein; this translates as MWLRLKRLYKAFTPARATPDDAWALAELSIEEAHLYKAMDVRDREHAVRVAKRLLERYPEAPSYAVRAALLHDSGKALRPYRPLERILTGLISLEVPIEPLDKGLRGAWQIRRHHPEYAAMRILDPQVAQIVREHHQPQSLWAKRLYEVDEEF
- the pruA gene encoding L-glutamate gamma-semialdehyde dehydrogenase, translated to MTPEPYRPEPIETFQSLEAFEAMRKALTEVRAQFGRHYPLIIGGEKVHTQATITSTNPSNPAEVVGVSAKAGIAEADAALDAAWRAFQSWKDWPQEHRSRVLLKAAQIMKRRQRELEAWLVYEIGKNWVEAAADVAEAIDFIRYYAISALKYKDGAPVVPYPGEDNEAFYIPLGVGVVIAPWNFPLAILTGMTVAPIAVGNCVVSKPAEDTVVIAAKLFEILEEAGLPAGVANYLPGSGSEVGAYLVQHPRTRFINFTGSLEVGLRINESAARLSPGQVWLKRVFLELGGKDGLIVDETADLDAAAQATVQSAYGFQGQKCSAASRLIVVDAVHDLLMEQILHRTEGLIVGPAEENPDMGPVASAQQEKTVLSYIEIGQQEGRLALGGRKLEGSGFFIAPTVFERVSPDARIAQEEIFGPVLSVIRVPDFDTALEVANGTRYGLTGGVFSRKRERLERARREFHVGNLYFNRKITGALVGVQPFGGFNLSGTDTKAGGPDYLLNFLQMKSVTERF
- a CDS encoding VWA domain-containing protein, giving the protein MSFQFPFLLLALLLVPLLAWVYWRRVQSGTASAHVLYPNLAQFARIAEPRWKRHLSAGLYGLALVLALLALARPQAVLLAPDNMTTVMVTIDISRSMRAQDIEPDRFTAAKKEARNFVRSLPDGAKVGLVSFAGYATLEVEPTTDHQRIIDQIELLQMARGTAIGDGLLESLKAFPKDANGKLLGPATVVLLSDGRNNRGIDPLEVTPFAKDMGVVVHTIGLGRRSNPGDPDQQWGGFWMQFDEETLRAIAESTGGRYYAAESAEALRQAYRNLGRVVGWKPQRTEVSSLFGLAAGLVLASSLLISNLRRQVI